The proteins below are encoded in one region of Taeniopygia guttata chromosome 15, bTaeGut7.mat, whole genome shotgun sequence:
- the CABP1 gene encoding calcium-binding protein 1 isoform X5: MGNCVKSPLRNLSKKDRELRPEEIEELREAFKEFDKDKDGFINCRDLGNCMRTMGYMPTEMELIELSQQINMNLGGHVDFEDFVELMGPKLLAETADMIGVKELRDAFREFDTNGDGEISTSELREAMKKLLGQQVGHRDIEEIIRDVDLNGDGRVDFEEFVRMMSR; encoded by the exons GATAGAGAGCTGCGTCCGGAAGAAATTGAAG AATTAAGAGAAGCCTTTAAGGAGTTTGATAAAGACAAGGATGGGTTTATTAACTGCAGGGACCTGGGGAACTGCATGCGCACTATGGGCTACATGCCTACTGAGATGGAGCTAATAGAGCTATCCCAGCAGATCAACATGAACT TGGGTGGCCATGTGGATTTTGAAGATTTTGTTGAGCTGATGGGACCAAAACTTCTAGCGGAGACTGCAGACATGATTGGTGTAAAAGAACTCCGTGATGCCTTCAGAGAG TTTGACACCAATGGAGATGGGGAAATCAGCACCAGTGAGCTGCGAGAAGCCATGAAAAAACTTCTAGGGCAGCAGGTGGGTCACCGGGATATTGAAGAGATCATCCGGGACGTGGATCTGAATGGAGATGGGCGTGTTGATTTTGAAG AGTTTGTTCGCATGATGTCCCGTTGA